GCCAGCACCTCCATCTGGAAGTTTCTGTAGGTGGAGTCGATGGTGTTAGTCTTGTTGACCACGCAGGTAACGCCTGGGTTCTTGTCCATGATCACCTGACCTGCAgacagaaaacaataaaataatgacCGGGCAAACTTTGTCTGCACAAAGAAGCTAATAATAAAGGATCTACTTTGTCTTTACTTATTTTTTACGCATCATGCACAAATGAACATCCATGGTTTCTCTCACCTATGAGACTTTTGTATGGCAGCTGGTGATCTCGGAGGTTCATGTGCGCGATGTGGCCGACCCTGCTGAAGCCCGAGGTCACGTCCTGTCCCTCGGGAAGCACGGCCCGAAGCACCTCCTCGCTCTTCAGGTTCTCGTAGGTCAGCTGCAGCTCGTAGCGATGCAGCTCGGGTGATACGCCGAAGGCGGTCAGCGCGGCTGTCTCCTCGTGGCCGAAGGATTCGGCTGACGCGACGCAGTGTGGGTCCAGCAGGAGGAGCCGGTGCTGTCCGCTGCCGCCCACCGGCTGTCCGTCGTCCACGACACGTTTGATGCCTGGCCGCTGCAGGGCTATTTTCTTGAGGCTCTTGACGACCTTGTTGAGGACGGTAGTGGGGACACGAAGAGCGGGTACGTGGATCATCTGCGTGAACGCCTCCCGATCCAGCACGGTCATCCCGCGCACGGCAGGGGGTGGCCTGTACAGGCCTGGATCTGCCATGGCACTATGCTCGCGGAAAACAGTAGAGGGTTCCAGAATCCGCTGAGGCTTTGGAATACTGTAAGGGAGGGGGCGAGAAACTCTGCCACAGTGGTGACCATCCAAGAGAGTCAGCAACCTGCAAACACTCCTGCAGAGACAGGGTAAAACCACAGGACATGCAAAATGTCACAGAGCTACATAAATCATGGGCTCTTGGCCTAAATAACCAAGCAGTCAAAATTCCGATTAGTTATAAAAATGGGCGAAACATATAAAAAGAACAGTGACTTCTAGACACCTTATAGCCACGTAAAGGCTATTAGATTAAAGCTGACATTGTAAGGGTCTACTTTTGGCCAATACTTGtaaaaaatactgcaaaaaataCTGTACTAGATTAAATCACGTGTAGTCCATATTTTTTGTCGTTTATCCTTTTCATAATCCCAGGACAAAACACAGCGATGCAGATTTTCGGTCGATCAAGTGATTTTAATATTACGTGCCTGAATTTAGTAAAGTTGCGCATATTACTGCAGATTTGTATGGCTGACCACATTAGCTGGATAGCTAGCTACAAAATCGATATAGGTAATGGACGCAcaagttgttattattatcccTAATGTAGACGTTAGTACGACTTTTCCCTGGGACGTTGCAGATGTGTATAAGCGTTGAAAGATTAATTCAGCATAATAAAATTGATGTAATGTCGACAAACCTTAACATAACTCCGGCCATGCACACATTTTTCTAATAGTTACGTCATTTTTAGGGGACCTACCAAGtcgctctgattggtcagttgcAAATATTTACGCAATGACGTAAACAAGCGGCAGTATACGCCATCAATAGTCAACATGTAAACAGTTTCTCTAGTCATATGACCGTTAAAACTTCGCTTCATCTCTTGAAGGGAAACTGTCTTGTCAGTTAAAGTTGGAATGCGGACGGTTTTACACGACCGCAAACCTCTTTCCGTCCACGAGAAACGCAGTTTTAGCGATGACCGCTTAGCCAGCGCTGACTCGGTCTCCCGTGGAAGTCAGTGGACCGGGGACGAGGAGCCAAGCGAGAGAACAAGATGAATAAATGCGTCGAAAATCTCACGATTCAAGCCGGGGATGGGCACCGGCCGAATAGAGAAGACGAAGACGAGACACCACTCCTAACACAGGTTGCTGGCTGGCTAAAATCCTCCTTTAAGTCCTGAtaatctgatgtgtgtgtgttgtcgtTGATTTTAGTTAGCTATCGTGTGTTGGAGTCCGATCGCTGTTTGTCGTGCTTTGTAATGCGTTCAGGACATGACCGTATTTTCGTCGTGTATGGTTTTGCGTAAGCCTGTGGCACGGAGTCACATGCCTCTCTTTTGCAAATGTTAACTTTCGATAAGTCATCAGACAAAAATTCCAACTAGTGCTGAGTTTGCGAAAAACTTCTTTCCCATGATTATAGCTAGTTAAGACATTACTGTCCGTATTTGGTTGATGAATAGTCTGCTTTCAGTTTTGGAAAGAGACTGACTTAGGAACCAGGAGAGCCGGCAGCGCCGGTAACTGTTAGATGTTCTGCTGCGCAGAAAAGACATTGAGTTTCATGTGGGTTATTCGGGCGTCAGTAGAACTCATCGTCTCCTTAGCACGAAGAAGGGAACGATGTCCTGTGTGTCACAGCTTCATTAGATACTTTCCTCCGATGTATTTCAGAGTCATGTTGCTCACACACAGGAGTTTGGTTTTGACTCATCGGTGTATTGGGCGTTCAATACACTGACAGCGTTCCaaagtatacacacactgtcttgTTGCATCCTCATCCGGACAAACAGGTTCAAGCAGATTCACTTGCAGATGATGACATGCATGGAGTTTCTTTAATCATCTTttttcgtgttctctctctctctctctctctctctctctctctctctctctctctctctctcaggttgtGGGGGTTTCTAGAGGAGCCTCCTTCACCTCTTCTGTTTTCAACCTGATGAATGCCATCATGGGCAGTGGAATTCTGGGTCTTGCCTATGCCATGGCCAACACTGGGATTGTGGGGTTCAGGTGAGACAGGAAGGCAGGGCTTTAAACTCCACCCTGCACAGAGACACCCCCCTCATTAACCTGCATATGTTCTCTGCAGCATTTTACTGTTGCTGGTCTCCAGTTTTGCTGCTTACTCCATCCACCTCCTGCTCATGCTGTGTGACCAGACAGGTAACGTGACCTTTACCCTGTTGCTTGTTTTCACCTCACCGACCTGCATCTCCTTACTCTCTGCATCTACAGAGGTCACCAGAGGTCACTGCTCACTGGGAGGTCACCAGAGGTCACCCTTTAATCCCATTTCAAGCGGTGATCCTTGAATCTGACCGCTACACTGTTCACGTTTGAATGAGCCAGTGTTGAATAGTCATGTCATGGCTTGGAAGAAGACAGACACAAGAGGACATTTTAGCGTAGTAAACGACATCTTCCAACCAGTGCAAAGCTTGGTCTTTCAGTATCTATTACTCAATCACACATGGCCCGCACTGTTGCCTCAGTATCAAAACAGTCGGTGTGATCAGTGACCACGGGAGTTCATGCTCCTCATTCCTGGCCTCAGTTTCTGCTGCCAGGTTCAGTTTCTGAACCTTTTCAGGCACCCAGAAATATTACACAATATGTGGTGAAGGCTTTCTTTCTGAAATTGGCAACAAACTTTTAGAATAATTTAGTGaatgtttttcctgttttctgtcagtttatctgtttgtttaatgtgtgtgtgtgtgtgtgtgtgtgtgtgtgtgtgtgtgtgtgtggctggccGATATGTAGGTATGACCTCATATGAAGGCCTAGGAGAGAAAGCTTTCAACAAGACAGGCAAGGTGAGGTCCCCTGGAATACAACTGCTGAGCTAACATACAATAattgtaacaacaacaacatattttatttatatagtgtcttTTCACCATCAGGGTCAATTTACATAATAGTAGGAAATGTAATAGAAAGCCAGCACACAAATGTATTACAGAAAATGGACATCGCAAGGCAAAAACCaacaatgaaaggaaaatagAAACCgagcatacaaacaaaaataatcttaTATTAAAGCCTCGAAGAGAGAGCAGATGTGTCAGACGCACATTTGCAATTCACTTCTAAATGTCAAAATAGAGCAGACATGCAAAAGCTGAGGTGAGCGGTCCCAGAGTTTAGGATTCACTGCGCTAAAGACTACTACCTCAAGAAGAGAGTTTCAGATGGGCAAGCCTTAAGAGCCCTGGGCCAGATGACCTCAGGCTTCATGAGGGGGAATATAGCCAGAGGAGCCAAGCTAAATACTCAGGAGCTAGACCGTGCCGCACCTCAACCGTAATACGTACTCATTCATACTGAATCTGGAAAGTGGTGGGTAATCGGGGTAAATGGAATGGAGCAGGTGCAATGTGAGAATTTAATATGGGTGAGAACTCTGGCCGCTGAATTTTGTAGTCTGTTTAAGGTTTTTACAGGGAGACCAGGAAAAAAGGGAATATCGGTAATCGAGATGTGAGGTAATAAACGTCTGTACCAGAGTTTCGGCACACGCATTTATGTGTCGTTTAACAAAGGGTGAACATGTGCAGTATTGCATAAGTGAAAATAACCAGTTTAGGTAAGCAGGTTGATGTGAAGTAGAAAGAGCATGAATTAGTCCATATCATCTGATCTTTGCTGAGGATGGGATTTATTTATATCATATCACTCACAGACAAACTAAGTTCTGCTCAGTTGATAGCTCTATGGGCAAATGGAAAAGAATTTGTACTGAAAGCCACTAAACTGTAGTGTTCTTTGTTCTCTGCCTGAAAGGTTCTGGTGGCCTGCTCCATTCTGATTCAGAATATTGGTGGTAAGGATGAGTTTCTGACTTGTTCTCTGGGACTGAGCGGAAAAACCGATGCATGCTTTCTGCCCTCTTCTATTTCTACTGCCCgtgcatgcacattcacacagttcaagagggagagaacagagtgCAGTTGCAGTGTAGAcatttgattaaaacatttgctttcATAATGGAGTAAATAAACTGGGAGTCGGTTTGGGTCCACCCGACAGTTGGGTGTATCcacgtgcatgtgtttgcgtacatgtgtgcgcagatgtctgtgtgtatgtgtgcacgtgttcacgtgcgcacatgtgtgcgcaattgcgcatctgtgtgtgcatgtctgtgtgcgtgtatgtttgtgtatgtgtgtgcatgttgtgtgtgtttgcgcatgtgtctctgtgtgtgcatctgtgtctgcgtacatgtatgtgtatatgcaagtgtgtTTCTGTACCGGGCATGcatgtctgcgcgtgtgtgtgtgtgtaagggtgatTATTCCCTCGTTTACTCCAAGGCCTTGCCTTCACGCTCTCTTTCACATAGCGCATGTATTCCTACAAAAATTTGGAGAGTGTGTGAAGTGCTGTAAGTAACCacagtgagtgtaagtgtgtgtgtgagagagagagagagattgattatGTGGGTGCTGTGGAGGTGAATTTCTCATTGACAGTTCTAATGGCAATGATGTGTCGAGGTTGTGCAAGTGATTTTCTTACAGAGTGTTCTAGTGGAGGTAATTTTTCTCACTGAAAGCTCTAGTGGTGATGAAGCATGGAGGTGATTGTCTCACTGAGAGCTCTAGTGGAAATTATGCATGGAGGTCGTGGAGGTGATTGTCTCACGGAGAGTTCTAGTGGAGTCGATTTTCTCATCGAGAGCTCTAGCGGAGATTGTGTGTGAAGGTCTT
This region of Electrophorus electricus isolate fEleEle1 chromosome 11, fEleEle1.pri, whole genome shotgun sequence genomic DNA includes:
- the trmt5 gene encoding tRNA (guanine(37)-N1)-methyltransferase isoform X3: MWSAIQICSNMRNFTKFRSVCRLLTLLDGHHCGRVSRPLPYSIPKPQRILEPSTVFREHSAMADPGLYRPPPAVRGMTVLDREAFTQMIHVPALRVPTTVLNKVVKSLKKIALQRPGIKRVVDDGQPVGGSGQHRLLLLDPHCVASAESFGHEETAALTAFGVSPELHRYELQLTYENLKSEEVLRAVLPEGQDVTSGFSRVGHIAHMNLRDHQLPYKSLIGQVIMDKNPGVTCVVNKTNTIDSTYRNFQMEVLAGESNMVAKVRENGVLYEFDFSRVYWNPRLSTEHERVVSLLRCGDIVLDVFAGVGPFAIPAARRGCVVLANDLNPEAHRWLQHNARLNKVDAAITTFNLDGREFLRGPARERLPGLMRGPGAVHVVMNLPALALDFLDTFRGLLGPEPDQGLSCEATMPQVHCYGFSKEDDPQQDMVQRAEASLGVSLQGRCSVHMIQRSHLRRDRGVRKQNSTSPSEP
- the trmt5 gene encoding tRNA (guanine(37)-N1)-methyltransferase isoform X2, translating into MAGVMLRSVCRLLTLLDGHHCGRVSRPLPYSIPKPQRILEPSTVFREHSAMADPGLYRPPPAVRGMTVLDREAFTQMIHVPALRVPTTVLNKVVKSLKKIALQRPGIKRVVDDGQPVGGSGQHRLLLLDPHCVASAESFGHEETAALTAFGVSPELHRYELQLTYENLKSEEVLRAVLPEGQDVTSGFSRVGHIAHMNLRDHQLPYKSLIGQVIMDKNPGVTCVVNKTNTIDSTYRNFQMEVLAGESNMVAKVRENGVLYEFDFSRVYWNPRLSTEHERVVSLLRCGDIVLDVFAGVGPFAIPAARRGCVVLANDLNPEAHRWLQHNARLNKVDAAITTFNLDGREFLRGPARERLPGLMRGPGAVHVVMNLPALALDFLDTFRGLLGPEPDQGLSCEATMPQVHCYGFSKEDDPQQDMVQRAEASLGVSLQGRCSVHMVRNVAPNKEMMCVNFRMPREVLYTISSSKEDDSEEPSPKRQRCEETE
- the trmt5 gene encoding tRNA (guanine(37)-N1)-methyltransferase isoform X1, with translation MWSAIQICSNMRNFTKFRSVCRLLTLLDGHHCGRVSRPLPYSIPKPQRILEPSTVFREHSAMADPGLYRPPPAVRGMTVLDREAFTQMIHVPALRVPTTVLNKVVKSLKKIALQRPGIKRVVDDGQPVGGSGQHRLLLLDPHCVASAESFGHEETAALTAFGVSPELHRYELQLTYENLKSEEVLRAVLPEGQDVTSGFSRVGHIAHMNLRDHQLPYKSLIGQVIMDKNPGVTCVVNKTNTIDSTYRNFQMEVLAGESNMVAKVRENGVLYEFDFSRVYWNPRLSTEHERVVSLLRCGDIVLDVFAGVGPFAIPAARRGCVVLANDLNPEAHRWLQHNARLNKVDAAITTFNLDGREFLRGPARERLPGLMRGPGAVHVVMNLPALALDFLDTFRGLLGPEPDQGLSCEATMPQVHCYGFSKEDDPQQDMVQRAEASLGVSLQGRCSVHMVRNVAPNKEMMCVNFRMPREVLYTISSSKEDDSEEPSPKRQRCEETE